In the Klebsiella aerogenes KCTC 2190 genome, one interval contains:
- the narI gene encoding respiratory nitrate reductase subunit gamma, which produces MIQYLNVFFYDIYPYLCGTVFLVGSWLRYDYGQYTWRASSSQMLDKRGMVLWSNLFHIGILGIFFGHFFGMLTPHWVYSWFLPMSQKQVMAMVLGGVCGVLTLVGGIGLLARRLTNPRIRATSTTADILILCILLIQCALGLTTIPFSAQHPDGSEMLKLVDWAQAVVTFHGGASAHLDGVAWVYRVHLVLGMTIFLIFPFTRLVHVWSAPIEYFTRRYQVVRSRR; this is translated from the coding sequence ATGATACAGTACTTAAACGTCTTCTTTTACGATATCTACCCTTATCTCTGCGGCACCGTGTTCCTGGTGGGCAGTTGGCTGCGCTATGACTACGGGCAGTATACCTGGCGCGCGTCATCCAGCCAGATGCTCGATAAACGGGGCATGGTGCTGTGGTCGAACTTATTCCATATCGGCATCCTCGGCATTTTCTTCGGCCACTTCTTCGGGATGCTGACGCCGCACTGGGTCTATTCATGGTTTCTGCCGATGTCGCAGAAACAGGTGATGGCGATGGTGCTGGGCGGTGTCTGCGGCGTACTGACCCTGGTCGGCGGTATTGGCCTGCTGGCGCGCCGCCTGACCAACCCGCGCATTCGCGCCACCTCCACCACTGCGGACATCCTGATCCTGTGCATTCTACTGATTCAGTGCGCGCTGGGGCTGACGACCATCCCGTTCTCCGCCCAGCATCCGGACGGCAGCGAAATGCTGAAACTGGTGGATTGGGCGCAGGCGGTAGTCACCTTCCACGGCGGCGCATCGGCGCATCTGGACGGCGTCGCGTGGGTGTATCGCGTCCATCTGGTGCTGGGAATGACTATCTTCCTTATCTTCCCGTTCACCCGGCTGGTTCACGTCTGGAGCGCGCCGATAGAGTATTTCACCCGACGCTACCAGGTGGTGCGCTCCCGGCGCTGA
- the nhoA gene encoding N-hydroxyarylamine O-acetyltransferase — protein MTPFLSAYFTRLAWTGTPDVSIDTLRELHSHHNSAIPFENLDVLLPREIHLDDRALEEKLITARRGGYCFEQNGLLQRALSEIGFSVRSLLGRVVLANPPQMPPRTHRLLLVEVEGERWIADVGFGGQTLTAPIKLLADIPQHTPHGVYRLVHEGDEWTLQFNHHEHWQSMYHFDLGRQYASDYVMGNFWSAHWPQSHFRHHLLMCRHLPDGGKMTLTNFHFTHWENNHVVEKVDLADVSALYETLQTRFGLGVDDPKHGFSEAALAAVMAAFDTHPEAGK, from the coding sequence ATGACCCCATTTTTAAGCGCGTATTTTACTCGTCTGGCCTGGACGGGAACCCCCGATGTTTCCATTGACACCCTGCGAGAGTTGCATAGCCATCATAATAGCGCGATCCCGTTTGAGAACCTGGACGTTCTGCTACCGCGTGAAATCCACCTTGACGATCGGGCGCTGGAGGAAAAGTTAATCACCGCCCGCCGCGGCGGCTACTGCTTTGAACAGAACGGGCTGTTGCAGCGGGCGCTAAGCGAGATCGGTTTCTCGGTTCGCAGCCTGTTGGGCCGCGTGGTGCTGGCGAATCCGCCGCAGATGCCGCCGCGCACCCATCGCTTACTGCTGGTGGAGGTCGAAGGCGAACGCTGGATTGCTGATGTCGGTTTTGGGGGGCAAACCCTGACCGCGCCGATTAAGCTGCTGGCCGATATTCCGCAGCATACGCCGCATGGTGTTTACCGCCTGGTGCACGAAGGCGATGAGTGGACGCTGCAGTTTAATCATCATGAACACTGGCAGTCGATGTACCATTTCGATCTGGGGCGACAATATGCCTCTGATTATGTGATGGGTAACTTCTGGTCGGCGCATTGGCCGCAGTCCCATTTCCGCCATCATCTGCTGATGTGTCGTCATCTGCCGGACGGCGGAAAAATGACGCTCACCAATTTCCATTTTACCCACTGGGAAAATAACCATGTAGTGGAGAAGGTGGATCTTGCGGACGTGTCGGCGCTTTATGAAACGCTGCAAACCCGCTTCGGACTTGGTGTAGATGACCCGAAGCACGGCTTCAGCGAAGCCGCGCTGGCAGCAGTGATGGCGGCGTTCGATACCCATCCGGAAGCCGGGAAGTAA
- a CDS encoding winged helix-turn-helix domain-containing protein: MIIGSALLGYQLEDDFFYFLKYREIATVSGNRKNIRLRKTMACLIEYLFEHGLERMVSDEELMVHVWEKNDLRPSSQRLWQVMQNLRRILKDIGIEQDIILRVKTQGYYINSHYVTSVYSVRTHKPFCQNNDATVQLCELSELN; this comes from the coding sequence ATGATAATAGGTAGTGCGTTACTTGGTTACCAATTAGAGGATGATTTTTTTTACTTCTTGAAGTACCGGGAAATAGCTACTGTAAGTGGTAATAGAAAAAACATCCGTCTACGAAAAACGATGGCCTGTTTAATTGAGTATTTATTTGAACATGGCCTTGAAAGAATGGTTAGTGATGAAGAGTTGATGGTACATGTCTGGGAGAAAAATGATTTAAGGCCCTCATCACAACGTTTATGGCAAGTGATGCAAAATTTACGTCGGATCCTGAAGGATATCGGCATCGAACAAGATATTATATTACGCGTTAAGACTCAGGGTTATTATATCAATAGTCATTACGTTACGAGTGTTTATTCGGTAAGAACTCATAAACCATTCTGCCAGAATAATGATGCGACCGTTCAGCTTTGTGAGCTGTCCGAGCTAAATTAA
- a CDS encoding nitrate reductase subunit alpha produces MSKLLDRFRYFKQKRETFANGHGQVYDNNRDWEDSYRQRWQFDKIVRSTHGVNCTGSCSWKIYVKNGLVTWETQQTDYPRTRPDLPNHEPRGCPRGASYSWYLYSANRLKYPLARKRLIELWREALAQHPDPVQAWDSIMQDPLKTRSYKQIRGKGGFVRSSWKELNQLIAAANVWTIKNYGPDRVAGFSPIPAMSMVSYAAGTRYLSLIGGTCLSFYDWYCDLPPASPMTWGEQTDVPESADWYNSSYIIAWGSNVPQTRTPDAHFFTEVRYKGTKTIAITPDYSEVAKLCDQWLAPKQGTDSALAMAMGHVILKTFHLDNPSDYFLNYCRTYTDMPMLVMLDRRDDCSYAPGRMLRAADLLDGLGESNNPEWKTVAYNAEGELVAPNGSIGFRWGEKGKWNLEQQANGRDVELKLSLLDMHDSVVSVGFPYFGGNENPHFRSVKQEPVTLHQLPAKQLPLANGESALVVSVYDLVLANYGLDRGLDDANAARDFADVKAYTPAWAEQITGVPRQHIEQIAREFADTAHKTHGRSMIILGAGVNHWYHMDMNYRGMINMLVFCGCVGQSGGGWSHYVGQEKLRPQTGWLPLAFALDWTRPPRQMNSTSYFYNHASQWRYEKLTAQELLSPLADASKFSGHMIDFNVRAERMGWLPSAPQLNVNPLSIRQQAEAAGLSPADFTVQSLKAGDIRFAAEQPDSGNNHPRNLFIWRSNLLGSSGKGHEYMLKYLLGTDNGIQGEEFGSTADVKPEEVEWQTAAIEGKLDLLVTLDFRMSSTCLFSDIVLPTATWYEKDDMNTSDMHPFIHPLSAAVDPAWEAKSDWEIYKDIAKSFSEVCVGHLDKETDVVLVPLLHDSPAELSQPFDVLDWRKGECDLIPGKTAPSIALVERDYPATWERFTSLGPLLDKLGNGGKGISWNTQSEVDFLGKLNYVKPDGPAKGRPRIDSAIDASEVILSLAPETNGQVAVKAWQALGEFTGRDHTHLALNKEDEKIRFRDIQAQPRKIISSPTWSGLESEHVSYNAGYTNVHELIPWRTLSGRQQLYQDHPWMRAFGESLVAYRPPIDTRSVSQMKDVPPNGFPEKALNFLTPHQKWGIHSTYSENLLMLTLSRGGPIVWLSETDAKELGIEDNDWIEAFNANGALTARAVVSQRVPPGMTMMYHAQERIMNIPGSEVTGRRGGIHNSVTRVCPKPTHMIGGYAQLAYGFNYYGTVGSNRDEFIMIRKMKNIDWLDGEGRDQVQEAKK; encoded by the coding sequence ATGAGTAAATTACTGGATCGCTTTCGCTACTTTAAGCAGAAACGCGAGACCTTTGCCAACGGCCACGGTCAGGTCTACGATAATAACCGTGACTGGGAAGATAGCTACCGGCAACGCTGGCAATTCGACAAAATTGTCCGCTCCACGCACGGTGTGAACTGTACCGGCTCCTGTAGCTGGAAAATTTATGTCAAAAACGGTCTGGTCACCTGGGAAACCCAGCAGACCGATTATCCGCGCACCCGACCGGACCTGCCAAATCACGAACCGCGTGGCTGTCCGCGCGGCGCCAGCTACTCATGGTATCTCTACAGCGCCAACCGCCTGAAGTACCCGCTGGCGCGCAAACGGCTGATTGAGCTGTGGCGCGAAGCCCTTGCACAACATCCCGACCCGGTACAGGCCTGGGATAGCATCATGCAGGACCCGCTGAAAACCCGCAGCTACAAACAAATCCGCGGTAAAGGCGGTTTTGTTCGCTCCAGTTGGAAAGAGTTAAATCAACTGATCGCCGCAGCCAACGTCTGGACCATCAAAAACTACGGTCCGGATCGCGTCGCGGGCTTTTCGCCGATCCCGGCGATGTCGATGGTTTCCTACGCCGCGGGTACCCGCTATTTATCGTTGATCGGCGGCACCTGCCTGAGCTTTTATGACTGGTACTGCGATTTACCCCCCGCCTCACCGATGACCTGGGGCGAACAGACCGACGTGCCGGAATCCGCCGACTGGTATAACTCCAGCTACATTATTGCCTGGGGTTCAAACGTCCCGCAGACCCGAACCCCGGACGCGCACTTCTTCACCGAAGTGCGCTACAAGGGCACCAAAACCATCGCCATTACTCCGGATTATTCGGAAGTCGCCAAGCTCTGCGACCAGTGGCTGGCGCCGAAGCAAGGTACCGACAGCGCGCTGGCGATGGCGATGGGCCACGTGATCCTCAAAACCTTCCACCTCGATAACCCAAGCGATTACTTTCTCAACTACTGCCGTACCTATACCGATATGCCGATGCTGGTAATGCTCGACCGTCGTGACGACTGCAGCTATGCGCCTGGCCGTATGCTGCGCGCCGCCGACCTGCTTGACGGGCTGGGAGAAAGTAATAACCCGGAATGGAAAACCGTCGCCTATAACGCCGAAGGCGAGCTGGTCGCGCCGAACGGATCCATCGGCTTTCGTTGGGGCGAAAAAGGCAAATGGAATCTCGAACAACAGGCTAACGGCCGGGACGTCGAATTAAAATTGTCGCTGCTGGATATGCACGATAGCGTGGTGTCGGTCGGTTTCCCCTACTTCGGCGGCAACGAAAACCCGCATTTCCGCAGCGTGAAGCAGGAGCCGGTAACGCTTCATCAGTTGCCAGCTAAACAGCTACCGTTGGCCAATGGTGAGAGCGCTTTGGTGGTGAGCGTGTATGACCTGGTGCTGGCTAACTACGGTCTGGATCGCGGTCTTGACGATGCCAATGCCGCGCGCGACTTCGCGGATGTCAAAGCCTATACTCCGGCATGGGCCGAGCAGATCACCGGCGTGCCGCGTCAACATATCGAACAAATCGCCCGCGAGTTCGCCGATACGGCGCATAAAACCCATGGCCGTTCGATGATTATCCTCGGCGCCGGTGTGAACCACTGGTACCACATGGATATGAACTACCGCGGGATGATCAACATGCTGGTGTTCTGCGGCTGCGTCGGTCAGAGCGGCGGTGGCTGGTCGCACTATGTCGGCCAGGAGAAACTGCGCCCGCAGACCGGCTGGCTGCCGCTGGCGTTCGCGCTGGACTGGACTCGTCCGCCGCGGCAGATGAACAGTACCTCTTATTTCTACAACCACGCCAGCCAATGGCGCTACGAAAAACTGACCGCTCAGGAGCTGCTGTCGCCGCTGGCCGACGCCAGCAAATTCAGCGGCCATATGATTGACTTCAACGTTCGCGCCGAGCGCATGGGCTGGCTGCCTTCCGCGCCGCAGCTTAACGTTAATCCGCTGAGCATCAGGCAGCAGGCCGAGGCCGCCGGGCTGTCACCGGCCGATTTCACCGTCCAGTCGTTAAAAGCAGGCGATATTCGCTTTGCCGCCGAGCAGCCGGATAGCGGCAACAACCACCCGCGCAACCTGTTTATCTGGCGTTCGAACCTGCTGGGTTCGTCCGGTAAGGGCCATGAGTACATGCTCAAGTACCTGCTCGGTACCGATAACGGTATTCAGGGCGAGGAGTTTGGCTCCACCGCTGACGTGAAGCCGGAGGAAGTCGAGTGGCAGACCGCGGCGATTGAGGGCAAACTTGATCTACTGGTGACCCTCGATTTTCGCATGTCCAGTACCTGCCTGTTCTCCGATATCGTCCTGCCGACCGCCACCTGGTATGAAAAAGACGATATGAACACCTCAGACATGCACCCGTTTATCCACCCCCTTTCCGCCGCCGTCGACCCGGCCTGGGAGGCGAAAAGCGACTGGGAAATCTACAAGGACATCGCCAAAAGTTTCTCTGAAGTGTGCGTCGGCCACCTTGATAAAGAGACCGATGTGGTACTGGTACCGCTGCTGCATGACTCTCCGGCGGAGCTGTCACAGCCGTTCGATGTCCTCGACTGGCGCAAGGGCGAATGCGATCTCATTCCAGGCAAAACCGCGCCGTCAATTGCGCTGGTTGAACGTGACTACCCTGCCACCTGGGAACGCTTCACCTCGCTGGGGCCGTTACTCGATAAGCTCGGCAACGGCGGTAAAGGCATTTCGTGGAATACGCAAAGCGAGGTCGACTTCCTCGGCAAACTTAACTACGTCAAGCCAGACGGTCCGGCCAAAGGCCGTCCGCGTATCGACAGCGCTATCGACGCCAGTGAAGTCATCTTAAGCCTGGCGCCGGAAACCAACGGCCAGGTGGCGGTGAAAGCCTGGCAAGCGCTGGGAGAATTTACCGGCCGCGACCACACTCATCTGGCGCTGAATAAAGAGGATGAGAAAATCCGCTTCCGCGATATTCAGGCGCAGCCGCGCAAGATCATCTCCAGCCCAACGTGGTCTGGTCTGGAAAGCGAACATGTCTCCTATAATGCCGGTTATACCAACGTTCACGAACTGATCCCGTGGCGTACCCTCTCCGGGCGGCAACAGCTGTATCAGGATCATCCCTGGATGCGCGCCTTCGGCGAGAGTCTGGTGGCCTATCGCCCACCGATCGATACGCGCAGCGTCAGCCAGATGAAGGACGTGCCGCCAAACGGCTTCCCGGAAAAAGCGCTGAACTTCCTGACCCCGCATCAGAAATGGGGTATCCACTCAACCTATAGCGAAAACCTGCTGATGCTGACGTTGTCGCGCGGCGGGCCCATCGTCTGGCTAAGCGAAACCGACGCAAAAGAACTGGGGATTGAAGATAACGACTGGATCGAAGCCTTCAACGCCAACGGCGCCCTCACCGCGCGTGCGGTGGTGAGCCAGCGCGTGCCGCCGGGCATGACCATGATGTATCACGCTCAGGAACGCATTATGAACATTCCAGGTTCGGAGGTGACCGGTCGCCGGGGCGGCATCCACAACTCCGTGACCCGCGTCTGTCCTAAACCCACGCATATGATTGGCGGCTATGCCCAACTGGCTTACGGCTTTAACTACTACGGCACCGTCGGCTCCAACCGCGACGAGTTCATTATGATCCGCAAAATGAAAAATATTGACTGGCTGGATGGCGAAGGTCGTGACCAGGTACAGGAGGCGAAGAAATGA
- a CDS encoding flavin reductase family protein, with protein MSRFRHVELQYASRLLNHGPTIMITSYDAQSGRRNVMSAAWSMPVEFAPPRVAIVVDKSTWTREIIERNGAFGIVVPGVAAASWVYAVGSVSGRDEDKFNAYGIPVVNGPELGLPLIEEKCLAWMECRLLPATAAQEQYDTLFGEVVAAAADERAFVSGRWQFDDDKLNTIHHLGTGNFVASGRHVQANTPHN; from the coding sequence ATGAGCCGTTTTCGCCACGTGGAACTTCAGTACGCCAGCCGCCTGCTCAACCACGGCCCGACCATTATGATCACCAGTTATGATGCGCAGTCAGGACGGCGTAACGTGATGTCCGCCGCCTGGTCGATGCCGGTTGAGTTTGCCCCGCCGCGAGTGGCTATTGTGGTGGATAAAAGCACCTGGACGCGGGAGATCATTGAGCGTAACGGCGCCTTTGGCATTGTGGTGCCGGGCGTGGCCGCCGCCAGTTGGGTCTATGCGGTCGGCAGCGTGAGCGGGCGTGATGAAGATAAGTTCAATGCTTACGGAATCCCGGTGGTGAATGGGCCCGAACTGGGGCTACCGTTAATTGAAGAGAAATGCCTGGCGTGGATGGAATGCCGTCTGCTACCCGCCACCGCGGCACAAGAGCAATACGATACGCTGTTTGGAGAAGTGGTTGCCGCCGCGGCCGATGAACGAGCCTTCGTCAGCGGGCGCTGGCAGTTTGATGATGACAAACTCAATACTATTCACCATCTCGGTACCGGCAATTTTGTCGCCAGCGGCCGTCACGTGCAGGCGAATACGCCACATAATTAA
- a CDS encoding helix-turn-helix transcriptional regulator has protein sequence MIINSKDIWFRLGVEHCLQQIASDDNEIDYADLDFCNHSIQQADLIILPLHGYQDYKHIYALSQFYQGMILGVSTSRNVHSRRLLFRQNILWISSRETIDNVQKLLLTIKHRQLYHHDGQPDFSVMKAKDGAPLSEREMMIIDHVAKGTPVNAIARALGLRVKTIYAHLDKIKANFNLKGGSHFHRFMISPPSYHLL, from the coding sequence GTGATAATTAATAGTAAGGATATTTGGTTCCGACTGGGCGTGGAACACTGTCTGCAACAGATAGCTTCTGACGATAATGAGATCGATTACGCTGATTTGGATTTTTGTAATCATTCTATACAGCAAGCGGATCTCATTATATTGCCGTTACATGGCTATCAAGATTACAAGCATATTTATGCGCTATCTCAATTTTATCAGGGCATGATTCTGGGTGTGAGCACCTCCAGAAACGTTCACTCACGGCGGCTTTTATTTCGCCAAAATATATTATGGATAAGCAGTCGTGAAACCATAGATAATGTTCAAAAATTATTGTTAACGATCAAGCATCGGCAATTATATCATCATGATGGTCAACCGGATTTTAGTGTAATGAAGGCAAAAGATGGGGCTCCGCTCAGCGAAAGAGAAATGATGATTATTGATCATGTCGCCAAAGGCACTCCGGTGAACGCCATTGCCAGAGCGTTGGGACTGCGGGTAAAAACCATTTATGCGCATTTAGATAAAATTAAAGCTAACTTCAACCTTAAAGGTGGAAGTCACTTTCATCGCTTCATGATAAGCCCGCCGTCTTATCACTTACTCTAA
- the narW gene encoding nitrate reductase molybdenum cofactor assembly chaperone — protein sequence MRILKVIALLLEYPDDALWDNREEALALVSADAPALTPFVRRLLAAPLLDRQAEWCEVFERGRATSLLLFEHVHAESRDRGQAMVDLMNQYEQAGLQIDCRELPDHLPLYLEYLSILPLADAREGLQNVAPILALLGGRLKQRECDYYQLFDTLLALADSPLNSDSVTRQVASEKRDDTRQALDAVWEEEQVKFIEDNATACDSSPMQAYQRRFSQDVAPQYVDIRAGGPK from the coding sequence ATGCGGATCCTCAAAGTCATTGCTCTGTTGCTGGAGTATCCCGACGACGCGCTGTGGGATAACCGCGAGGAGGCGCTGGCGCTGGTCAGCGCCGATGCGCCTGCCCTGACGCCGTTTGTTAGGCGATTACTGGCGGCGCCGCTGCTCGACCGCCAGGCCGAATGGTGTGAGGTGTTTGAACGCGGTCGCGCCACCTCGCTGCTGCTGTTTGAACACGTTCACGCCGAATCACGCGATCGCGGCCAGGCGATGGTCGATCTGATGAACCAGTATGAACAGGCGGGCCTGCAGATCGATTGTCGCGAACTGCCGGACCACCTGCCTTTATATCTTGAATACCTCAGCATTCTCCCATTAGCCGATGCCCGTGAAGGACTGCAGAACGTCGCGCCTATTCTGGCGTTGCTCGGTGGACGCTTAAAGCAGCGCGAATGCGATTACTATCAACTCTTTGACACCCTTCTTGCGCTGGCGGATAGCCCACTAAATAGTGACAGCGTCACCAGGCAGGTAGCGAGTGAGAAGCGTGACGACACCCGCCAGGCGCTGGATGCGGTGTGGGAAGAGGAACAGGTGAAGTTTATTGAAGATAATGCAACCGCTTGCGATAGCTCGCCAATGCAAGCTTATCAACGACGCTTTAGCCAGGATGTGGCGCCGCAGTACGTCGACATCCGCGCCGGAGGCCCGAAATGA
- the narH gene encoding nitrate reductase subunit beta, with amino-acid sequence MKIRSQVGMVLNLDKCIGCHTCSVTCKNVWSSREGMEYAWFNNVETKPGIGYPKNWEDQDEWQGGWIRGISGKLTPRLGNRVSVLSKIFANPVLPQIDDYYEPFTYDYQHLHNAPEGKYLPTARPRSLISGERMDKITWGPNWEELLGGEFEKRAKDRNFEAMQKEMYGQFENTFMMYLPRLCEHCLNPSCVATCPSGAIYKREEDGIVLIDQDKCRGWRMCISGCPYKKIYFNWKSGKSEKCIFCYPRIESGQPTVCSETCVGRIRYLGVLLYDADRIEEAASTEHETDLYERQCDVFLNPNDPAVIEEALKQGIPHNVIDAAQKSPVYKLAMDWKLALPLHPEYRTLPMVWYVPPLSPIQSVADAGGLPSNGNILPAVESLRIPVQYLANLLSAGDTGPVLRALKRMMAMRHYKRSQTVEGVTDTRAIEEVGLSVEQVEEMYRYLAIANYEDRFVIPTSHRELAEDAFPERNGCGFTFGDGCHGSDTKFNLFNSRRIDAIDVGDVRRHGEGE; translated from the coding sequence ATGAAAATACGTTCACAAGTCGGAATGGTGCTGAATCTGGATAAATGCATCGGATGCCATACCTGCTCCGTCACCTGTAAAAACGTCTGGAGCAGCCGCGAAGGGATGGAATATGCGTGGTTCAACAACGTGGAAACCAAGCCAGGTATTGGTTACCCCAAAAACTGGGAAGATCAGGACGAGTGGCAAGGCGGCTGGATCCGCGGTATCAGCGGCAAGCTTACTCCGCGTCTGGGCAACCGCGTCAGCGTGTTGTCGAAGATTTTCGCCAACCCGGTGCTGCCGCAGATTGACGATTATTACGAACCCTTTACCTACGATTATCAGCACCTGCACAACGCGCCGGAGGGCAAATACTTGCCTACCGCCCGCCCGCGTTCGCTGATTAGCGGCGAACGGATGGATAAGATCACCTGGGGGCCAAACTGGGAGGAACTGCTCGGCGGCGAGTTTGAAAAACGCGCCAAAGACCGTAACTTCGAAGCGATGCAAAAAGAGATGTACGGCCAGTTTGAAAACACCTTCATGATGTATCTGCCGCGTCTTTGCGAACATTGCCTCAATCCGAGCTGCGTAGCGACCTGCCCAAGCGGCGCCATCTATAAGCGTGAAGAAGACGGTATCGTGCTGATCGACCAGGATAAATGCCGCGGCTGGCGGATGTGCATCAGCGGTTGTCCGTACAAAAAAATCTACTTTAACTGGAAGAGCGGCAAATCGGAAAAATGCATCTTCTGCTATCCGCGTATTGAGTCCGGGCAACCGACAGTCTGTTCAGAAACCTGCGTTGGCCGCATCCGCTACCTTGGCGTGCTGCTGTACGACGCGGACCGTATCGAAGAAGCGGCCAGCACTGAACATGAAACCGACCTCTACGAGCGCCAGTGTGATGTGTTCCTTAACCCCAACGATCCGGCGGTCATCGAAGAGGCGTTGAAACAGGGTATTCCACATAACGTGATCGACGCCGCGCAGAAATCACCGGTGTATAAACTGGCGATGGACTGGAAGCTGGCGCTGCCGCTGCACCCGGAATACCGCACCTTACCGATGGTCTGGTACGTGCCGCCGCTGTCGCCGATTCAGTCGGTCGCCGACGCTGGCGGCCTGCCGAGTAACGGTAACATCCTGCCGGCGGTAGAAAGCCTGCGTATACCAGTACAGTATCTGGCGAACCTGCTGAGCGCCGGTGATACCGGCCCGGTCTTGCGCGCGTTAAAACGCATGATGGCGATGCGCCATTATAAACGTTCGCAAACCGTCGAAGGCGTGACCGATACCCGTGCGATTGAAGAAGTGGGCCTCAGCGTCGAACAGGTGGAAGAGATGTATCGCTACCTGGCGATCGCCAATTATGAAGACCGCTTCGTGATCCCCACCAGCCACCGCGAACTGGCGGAGGACGCCTTCCCTGAACGCAACGGCTGCGGTTTTACCTTCGGCGATGGTTGCCACGGTTCTGATACTAAATTCAACCTGTTCAACAGTCGTCGCATAGACGCTATTGACGTCGGGGACGTTCGTCGACATGGGGAGGGAGAGTAA
- a CDS encoding NarK family nitrate/nitrite MFS transporter has product MSIEGDKKNHYLLKDWRPENEAFWENKGKAIARRNLWISVFCLLLAFCVWMLFSAVAVNLNKVGFNFTTDQLFLLTALPSLSGAILRVPYSFMVPIMGGRYWTVISTIILVIPCLWLGLAVQNTTTPYWVFIAISLLCGFAGANFASSMGNISFFFPKAKQGSALGINGGLGNLGVSVMQLVSPIFVFLPIFTFLGVRGVEQPGGAMLWLGNSPLLWVPLLVIATVFAWFGMNDIASSKASIRDQLPVLKRPHMWLLSLLYLATFGSFIGFSAGFAMLAKTQFPDVDILKLAFFGPFIGALARSFGGIISDRLGGVRVTLVNFILMAVFTGLLFLTLPGSGSGSFFAFYVVFMGLFLTAGLGSGSTFQMIAVIFRQLTIDSVKKRGGSDEQAQHEAVTDTAAALGFIAAIGAIGGFFIPKAFGTSLAMTGSPVGAMKVFFVFYVVCVLVTWLVYGRRKPAQP; this is encoded by the coding sequence ATGTCGATAGAAGGTGATAAAAAGAATCATTATCTTTTAAAAGATTGGCGACCAGAAAATGAAGCCTTCTGGGAAAATAAAGGAAAAGCGATTGCGCGCAGGAACTTATGGATTTCCGTATTTTGTCTGTTACTCGCCTTCTGCGTCTGGATGTTATTTAGCGCAGTTGCGGTCAATCTCAATAAAGTGGGTTTTAATTTCACTACTGACCAGCTCTTTTTATTAACGGCGCTACCTTCGCTTTCCGGCGCAATATTACGCGTACCCTACTCCTTTATGGTACCTATTATGGGTGGGCGCTACTGGACGGTTATTAGCACGATTATTCTGGTGATTCCCTGTTTATGGCTGGGTTTGGCAGTACAAAATACAACTACCCCGTACTGGGTATTTATCGCAATTTCGTTACTCTGCGGTTTTGCCGGCGCCAACTTCGCCTCCAGTATGGGCAACATCAGCTTCTTCTTCCCCAAGGCCAAACAAGGCAGCGCATTAGGGATTAACGGCGGGCTCGGCAATCTCGGGGTCAGCGTGATGCAACTGGTCTCTCCTATTTTTGTCTTCCTGCCGATTTTTACCTTTCTGGGCGTTCGCGGCGTAGAGCAACCTGGCGGCGCCATGCTGTGGCTTGGCAACTCACCGCTGCTGTGGGTGCCGTTACTGGTTATCGCCACCGTTTTCGCGTGGTTTGGCATGAACGATATTGCCAGTTCCAAAGCTTCAATTCGCGATCAACTACCGGTGTTGAAACGCCCGCATATGTGGCTGCTAAGTCTGTTGTATCTGGCCACCTTCGGCTCGTTTATTGGCTTTTCCGCCGGCTTCGCGATGCTGGCGAAAACCCAGTTTCCGGATGTCGATATCCTGAAACTGGCCTTCTTCGGCCCGTTTATCGGCGCGCTGGCGCGCTCCTTCGGCGGTATCATTTCCGACCGTCTGGGCGGCGTACGGGTGACGCTGGTCAACTTCATTCTGATGGCGGTCTTTACCGGGCTGCTTTTCCTCACCCTGCCGGGCTCCGGTTCCGGCAGCTTCTTCGCCTTCTACGTGGTGTTTATGGGCCTGTTCTTAACCGCCGGGCTTGGCAGCGGTTCCACCTTCCAGATGATCGCCGTGATCTTCCGCCAGCTCACCATTGATAGCGTGAAAAAGCGCGGCGGCAGCGACGAACAGGCCCAGCATGAAGCGGTGACCGATACCGCCGCCGCGCTCGGTTTCATCGCTGCAATTGGCGCCATCGGCGGCTTCTTTATTCCAAAAGCCTTCGGTACCTCGCTGGCCATGACCGGCTCGCCGGTGGGCGCGATGAAAGTCTTTTTTGTCTTCTATGTGGTTTGCGTGCTGGTGACCTGGCTGGTCTATGGCCGCCGTAAACCAGCACAACCATAA